From Penicillium psychrofluorescens genome assembly, chromosome: 6, one genomic window encodes:
- a CDS encoding uncharacterized protein (ID:PFLUO_009369-T1.cds;~source:funannotate) → MGKKTSRPSTKMGSAASPAVGLSQATSKSSVLRAAFSPSQYQLALFASVIQGLDAQHIRIHDTNTGRLQCEHALNPKETVTSLDWGYYAGQGKNRDPSKKKRKRGSDVNGVDGLDQGDIVVAFGTSSSDIRMYSPAEDKVVGTLTGAHDKGIKDFKFTADRPGQEGWSIGGDNKLVQWDLRTGKSIRTIHLPSSAPLTALSRPVPSNSPVICASQKPYLIDAEKADEPPVEFAAMPNQIHSIISSSTESVGAFLASDGDRYINVFDVASRKLVRNLVAEQDVSSVSLYPEGQAVLEKQFLAAVTEDGTIELFTKPFVQPAAAATSPKASRKQMTQRSNASLKVTRSESSDACVPVVAVSFQGSDIVVAYTEGGVIPVFERIKLLNVDTEELLFTGAQTVVKSKSSSAVVAVTTNGVKGAGESRVDETRTVVEAGNLVDDDVEMQDSRQDVEIADSEDDSDDAGEDTKASAVEKKTKPAKKAAGDEEDVEMQNAPESEEEDDEEEEEGAEPSFGELLGVNTGQEVDVEAELDDDILLGALVPGKPKAAVQQIPSGISLATVLTQSLKTNDNGMLESCFHTGDTSIIRTTIQRLDSSLAATLLQKLAERLSSRPGRYGHLLVWVQWTCVAHGGALAGHPDLLKRMATLFKVMDQRSSSLPSLLLLKGKLDMLDAQLGLRQSLRSGAEGLDSEDEDNVIYVEGQDDDEDSEVEAKVPRTKSIRDSAFDEDEPMMNGVADESDDDEDEGSEEEDEDEGDGLLDIEAEESAGSSDAEESLEENEDDEDEDAESASSMVDFIADSEDEMSDDDVAAAAAPPPPSKKPKTSAGKKGKAGRK, encoded by the exons TCGTCTGCAGTGCGAGCATGCCTTGAACCCGAAGGAGACTGTCACCTCGCTGGACTGGGGATACTACGCTGGCCAGGGGAAAAACCGCGAtccgtcgaagaagaagcggaaacGCGGCTCCGACGTCAACGGGGTCGACGGCCTGGACCAGGGTGATATCGTCGTTGCGTTTGGCACCAGCTCGTCTGATATTCGCATGTACTCGCCCGCGGAGGACAAGGTCGTTGGTACTCTCACCGGTGCCCATGACAAGGGGATCAAGGATTTCAAGTTCACGGCCGATCGGCCAGGCCAGGAAGGCTGGAGTATTGGCGGCGACAACAAGCTGGTTCAGTGGGATTTGCGCACTGGGAAAAGCATAAG AACGATCCATCTCCCTTCATCTGCGCCTTTGACTGCTCTCTCGCGTCCCGTTCCCTCGAATTCCCCCGTCATCTGTGCCTCCCAGAAACCGTACCTAATAGACGCCGAAAAGGCCGACGAGCCGCCCGTTGAGTTCGCCGCGATGCCGAATCAGATCCATTCGATTATCTCTTCGTCCACAGAGTCTGTGGGCGCATTCCTTGCGTCGGACGGAGACCGGTACATCAATGTCTTTGATGTTGCCAGCCGGAAGCTGGTGCGAAATCTCGTCGCAGAGCAGGATGTGTCGTCGGTTTCATTATACCCCGAGGGCCAAGCtgtgctggagaagcagtTTCTGGCAGCTGTCACTGAAGATGGCACCATCGAGCTCTTCACAAAACCGTTTGTTCAGCCCGCCGCGGCGGCCACCAGCCCCAAAGCTAGCCGGAAGCAGATGACGCAAAGATCAAACGCTTCTCTCAAGGTTACGCGTTCTGAGTCCTCCGACGCCTGTGTGCCCGTGGTCGCAGTCTCATTCCAGGGCTCGGACATCGTCGTGGCGTACACCGAGGGAGGAGTGATCCCGGTGTTTGAGCGTATCAAGCTCCTCAACGTTGACACCGAAGAGTTGTTGTTCACTGGCGCACAGACCGTAGTCAAGAGCAAGTCCAGCTCTGCTGTTGTAGCGGTGACAACGAATGGAGTCAAGGGCGCGGGCGAGAGCCGGGTCGACGAGACTCGCACGGTTGTGGAAGCAGGAAACCTtgtggatgacgatgtcgagaTGCAAGATTCCCGACAAGATGTCGAGATTGCCGACAGCGAGGATGACTCGGACGATGCCGGCGAGGATACCAAGGCATCCGCTGttgagaagaagaccaagcccgCGAAGAAGGCAGCCggtgacgaagaggatgTCGAAATGCAAAATGCACCTGagtccgaggaggaagatgacgaagaagaagaagagggcgcAGAGCCATCCTTCGGCGAGCTCCTGGGTGTCAACACAGGCCAGGAAGTCGACGTTGAAGCCGAGCTAGACGACGACATCCTTCTCGGAGCATTGGTGCCCGGAAAGCCCAAAGCCGCAGTGCAACAGATCCCATCCGGCATCTCGCTAGCCACCGTGCTCACGCAGTCGCTGAAGACGAACGACAACGGCATGCTCGAATCCTGCTTCCACACGGGCGACACCTCGATCATCCGGACTACGATCCAACGCCTCGACTCCTCGCTTGCGGCGACGCTGCTCCAGAAGCTCGCGGAGCGTCTCTCCTCCCGCCCAGGCCGGTACGGCCACCTTCTCGTGTGGGTACAGTGGACGTGCGTGGCGCACGGCGGCGCGCTGGCCGGACACCCGGATCTGCTGAAGCGCATGGCGACGCTGTTCAAGGTGATGGACCAGCGCTCATCCAGTCTTCCGTCCCTGCTTCTCctcaagggcaagctggACATGCTGGATGCGCAGCTGGGCCTGCGGCAGTCGCTGCGCAGCGGCGCAGAGGGACTGGAtagcgaggacgaggacaaTGTCATTTACGTGGAGGGCcaggatgatgacgaggacagCGAAGTGGAGGCCAAGGTCCCGCGCACGAAATCGATCCGTGACTCGGCGttcgacgaggacgagcccatgatgaatgGTGTTGCCGATGagtctgatgatgatgaggacgagggcagcgaggaggaagatgaagatgagggagACGGGCTTCTTGATATCGAGGCCGAAGAGTCTGCCGGCTCATCCGATGCCGAGGAGTCACTCGAGGAgaatgaagatgacgaggacgaggacgcCGAGAGCGCCAGCTCAATGGTTGACTTCATTGCCGACTCGGAGGATGAGATGTCGGATGACGAtgttgccgctgctgctgcgccgccgccgccgtcgaagaagcccaagacGTCTGCCgggaagaagggcaaggcTGGCCGGAAGTAA
- a CDS encoding uncharacterized protein (ID:PFLUO_009370-T1.cds;~source:funannotate) produces the protein MHLSTLLPFLLTTTPLIAAKSPLKAPSPSIGSPSTLPPLGKTLNVTVITAHHGRSALECWALEPDFETSTVTGTDGASSLSLGPIGGVAGGNTSYVVVPPGFDGGRHNAPVNQWVICLSGELRITLPNSTSSARISAGKNSALLALDTPDVSKLGHSTDYPSKERSIGLEIPLGAAGVPKHRVLSEGACAGEQLLD, from the exons ATGCACCTCtccaccctcctccccttcctgCTCACAACCACCCccctcatcgccgccaaaTCCCCCCTAAAAGCTCCTTCACCCTCTATCGGGTCGCCATCTACACTACCCCCCCTGGGCAAAACACTAAACGTCACCGTCATAACCGCCCACCACGGCCGCTCCGCGCTCGAATGCTGGGCTCTCGAGCCGGACTTCGAGACCTCCACCGTGACCGGCACGGACGGCGCGtcgtctctctctctcggtcCCATCGGCGGTGTTGCCGGTGGAAATACGAGCTATGTCGTTGTGCCGCCGGGCTTTGATGGTGGGAGGCACAATGCGCCTGTTAACCA ATGGGTGATTTGCCTATCAGGCGAACTCCGCATAACGCTCCCCAACTCAACATCCTCAGCGCGCATCTCGGCAGGGAAGAACAGCGCCCTGCTCGCGCTTGACACTCCCGATGTGAGTAAGCTGGGTCATTCCACGGATTATCCGTCTAAGGAACGCTCGATTGGGTTGGAGATTCCCCTGGGCGCGGCGGGTGTGCCGAAGCATCGGGTTTTGTCGGAGGGGGCTTGTGCCGGGGAGCAGCTTTTGGATTGA